A genome region from Hevea brasiliensis isolate MT/VB/25A 57/8 chromosome 9, ASM3005281v1, whole genome shotgun sequence includes the following:
- the LOC110638005 gene encoding uncharacterized protein LOC110638005 isoform X2 translates to MVARRNARDGWKTCFALPLAFSGGRSTVVDGRWLYLFAGNRHDGLRYPDPWGFALNVVDSNKGEVEVRKIIRSHLSRFYPVASASLSPGTLIAYMGDERTLYQLDCSNGSWSVYQKDLPYGSYPFLGCITFSDDGILYTYDTIHMSLDSYDVANRKELCSVDLPRSFWFGHQEDVELIVLAKDRFCVIWHDDGYDVNEICIYYTRFSVSYDLPKPTATVEDNRAFPIRGVEILNIVTLDPHSDAMANDLSCDSGVDN, encoded by the exons ATGGTTGCAAGGAGAAATGCTAGAGATGGTTGGAAGACTTGTTTTGCTTTGCCATTAGCTTTCAGTGGAGGTAGATCTACTGTTGTTGATGGTCGTTGGTTGTATCTGTTTGCTGGTAACCGCCATGATGGTCTTCGCTACCCGGACCCTTGGGGTTTTGCTTTGAATGTTGTTGACAGCAACAAAGGTGAAGTCGAAGTAAGAAAGATAATCAGATCGCATTTATCTCGTTTTTATCCAGTTGCTTCAGCATCTTTGTCCCCAGGTACACTCATTGCCTATATGGGGGATGAACGCACTTTGTATCAATTAGATTGCTCAAATGGCTCTTGGAGTGTCTACCAGAAGGACTTACCTTATGGTTCTTATCCATTTCTCGGTTGCATCACATTTTCAGATGATGGAATTCTTTATACGTACGATACTATACACATGAGCTTGGATTCCTATGATGTTGCAAACAGAAAAGAACTTTGTTCGGTTGATCTTCCCCGATCCTTTTGGTTTGGTCATCAGGAAGATGTCGAGCTCATTGTCCTTGCTAAGGACAGGTTCTGCGTTATATGGCATGATGATGGTTATGATGtcaatgaaatatgcatttattATACTAGATTCTCAGTTTCTTATGATCTACCTAAGCCCACTGCTACTGTTGAGGATAACAGGGCTTTTCCAATCAGAGGCGTCGAAATACTCAATATTGTAACTCT TGATCCACATTCAGATGCAATGGCGAATGACTTGAGCTGCGACAGTGGAGTTGATAATTAG
- the LOC110638005 gene encoding uncharacterized protein LOC110638005 isoform X3, producing MVARRNARDGWKTCFALPLAFSGGRSTVVDGRWLYLFAGNRHDGLRYPDPWGFALNVVDSNKGEVEVRKIIRSHLSRFYPVASASLSPGTLIAYMGDERTLYQLDCSNGSWSVYQKDLPYGSYPFLGCITFSDDGILYTYDTIHMSLDSYDVANRKELCSVDLPRSFWFGHQEDVELIVLAKDRFCVIWHDDGYDVNEICIYYTRFSVSYDLPKPTATVEDNRAFPIRGVEILNIVTLCFYMVLESNMSLKEI from the coding sequence ATGGTTGCAAGGAGAAATGCTAGAGATGGTTGGAAGACTTGTTTTGCTTTGCCATTAGCTTTCAGTGGAGGTAGATCTACTGTTGTTGATGGTCGTTGGTTGTATCTGTTTGCTGGTAACCGCCATGATGGTCTTCGCTACCCGGACCCTTGGGGTTTTGCTTTGAATGTTGTTGACAGCAACAAAGGTGAAGTCGAAGTAAGAAAGATAATCAGATCGCATTTATCTCGTTTTTATCCAGTTGCTTCAGCATCTTTGTCCCCAGGTACACTCATTGCCTATATGGGGGATGAACGCACTTTGTATCAATTAGATTGCTCAAATGGCTCTTGGAGTGTCTACCAGAAGGACTTACCTTATGGTTCTTATCCATTTCTCGGTTGCATCACATTTTCAGATGATGGAATTCTTTATACGTACGATACTATACACATGAGCTTGGATTCCTATGATGTTGCAAACAGAAAAGAACTTTGTTCGGTTGATCTTCCCCGATCCTTTTGGTTTGGTCATCAGGAAGATGTCGAGCTCATTGTCCTTGCTAAGGACAGGTTCTGCGTTATATGGCATGATGATGGTTATGATGtcaatgaaatatgcatttattATACTAGATTCTCAGTTTCTTATGATCTACCTAAGCCCACTGCTACTGTTGAGGATAACAGGGCTTTTCCAATCAGAGGCGTCGAAATACTCAATATTGTAACTCT